In Desertifilum tharense IPPAS B-1220, a genomic segment contains:
- a CDS encoding ureidoglycolate lyase → MSQSPFVHQLSAQEASKQNFQAYGQLIQPVDDGKLYDTEDAQLILDRGIPRFYIMRLTANGRQFKRITRHLQCTQCLGALGGKSWWIAVAPPAESPHPRLEDIQAFKIPGDCFIKLHLGTWHAGPYFETEYIDFYNLELSDTNITDRDTCNLQSIYGVACEIV, encoded by the coding sequence ATGAGTCAATCCCCATTCGTGCATCAACTTTCTGCTCAAGAGGCGAGCAAACAGAACTTTCAAGCTTACGGTCAGTTAATTCAACCTGTTGATGACGGCAAGCTTTACGATACAGAGGATGCTCAGTTGATCCTCGATCGCGGTATTCCCCGGTTTTACATCATGCGTCTTACTGCCAATGGACGCCAGTTTAAAAGAATTACTCGCCACCTCCAATGTACGCAATGTTTAGGCGCTTTGGGGGGCAAATCCTGGTGGATAGCCGTTGCGCCTCCAGCAGAGAGTCCTCACCCTCGACTTGAAGACATCCAAGCCTTTAAGATTCCAGGCGATTGTTTTATTAAACTCCACTTAGGAACCTGGCACGCGGGCCCCTATTTTGAAACCGAGTACATCGATTTCTACAACCTGGAACTCAGCGACACTAACATTACTGATCGCGATACCTGCAATTTGCAATCTATCTACGGTGTAGCGTGCGAGATTGTCTAG
- a CDS encoding GTP cyclohydrolase II: MLEKPSRSKHKHIVLTSHPRNVGSKTVAIHWGECDPLKRGPIVATVTTPAHRNVIGTHSGSYAIYRALAVARKTLQADHRADLTNTSPVEQIGPHPSWFDPDKIISLDPFGAMVGEVYTSFYEQGYDIRPTIAITKAHINMPELLDAVAKGRLQIDGKIMKAGGDLVVTKAAIEPVWYLPGIAKRLGIAESELRHALFEQTGGMFPELVTRPDLSLFLPPIGGVTVYILGEIAAITDPNSPVAVRVHDECNGSDVFGSDICTCRPYLVHGIEECIRTAQQGGVGIIVYFRKEGRALGEVTKFLVYNARKRQEGGDRAAAYFERTECVAGVQDMRFQEFMPDVLHWLGVTQIDRLVSMSNLKYNAIVNSGIKVIERVPIPPELIPADAQVEIEAKKAAGYYTDGDVPDEIALTQVIGRGLSD; this comes from the coding sequence ATGTTAGAAAAGCCCAGTCGGTCTAAGCATAAGCATATTGTCCTGACCTCTCACCCGCGCAATGTTGGTTCCAAAACGGTTGCAATTCATTGGGGAGAATGCGATCCTCTCAAGCGAGGTCCGATTGTGGCGACGGTGACAACTCCGGCTCATCGGAACGTGATTGGGACGCATTCTGGATCGTATGCAATTTATCGAGCGTTGGCGGTAGCGCGTAAAACACTGCAAGCGGATCATCGCGCTGACTTAACGAATACCTCGCCTGTGGAACAAATTGGGCCGCATCCGAGTTGGTTCGATCCCGATAAGATTATCTCTCTCGATCCATTTGGTGCAATGGTGGGTGAGGTTTATACCTCTTTCTACGAGCAAGGATACGATATTCGCCCCACGATCGCGATTACCAAAGCCCATATTAATATGCCGGAACTGCTCGATGCGGTGGCGAAGGGTCGCTTGCAGATTGATGGCAAGATTATGAAGGCGGGGGGCGATTTGGTGGTGACAAAAGCCGCCATTGAACCCGTTTGGTATTTACCCGGAATTGCCAAGCGCCTAGGAATTGCAGAAAGCGAGTTGCGTCACGCCTTGTTTGAACAAACCGGGGGAATGTTCCCGGAGTTGGTGACGCGTCCGGATTTGTCGCTGTTTCTCCCGCCAATTGGAGGCGTTACTGTTTATATTCTTGGGGAGATTGCAGCTATTACCGATCCCAATTCTCCGGTGGCGGTGCGGGTTCACGATGAATGTAATGGTTCGGATGTGTTTGGTTCGGATATTTGCACCTGTCGTCCCTATTTGGTTCACGGAATAGAAGAATGCATTCGCACGGCGCAACAGGGAGGGGTGGGAATTATTGTCTATTTCCGCAAGGAAGGTCGGGCGTTGGGCGAGGTGACGAAGTTTTTGGTTTACAATGCTCGCAAGCGACAAGAAGGAGGCGATCGCGCTGCTGCCTATTTTGAACGGACTGAATGCGTCGCTGGCGTTCAAGATATGCGCTTTCAAGAGTTTATGCCAGATGTCTTGCATTGGCTTGGGGTGACTCAGATTGACCGTTTGGTGTCGATGAGCAACCTGAAGTATAACGCTATTGTCAATTCGGGGATTAAGGTCATTGAACGGGTTCCCATTCCCCCAGAACTGATTCCGGCTGATGCTCAAGTGGAAATTGAAGCCAAAAAGGCCGCAGGCTATTATACCGACGGGGATGTTCCCGATGAGATTGCGCTGACTCAGGTAATTGGACGCGGTTTAAGCGATTAG
- a CDS encoding DUF433 domain-containing protein — MSVVESKVYVEYRSGSYWIANSRISLDSVVYAFRKGLSPESIVQSFPLLTLEQVYGAIAFYLAHRPTIDLYILEEEAAFDAMPQPLQTDQPILYRKLMSFKAQQENLGSEHSLPS, encoded by the coding sequence ATGTCAGTTGTAGAATCTAAGGTCTATGTAGAATATCGGAGTGGCAGTTACTGGATTGCAAATTCTCGAATCTCGCTCGACTCAGTGGTGTATGCTTTTCGTAAGGGTCTTTCACCAGAAAGCATCGTTCAATCTTTCCCATTGCTAACCCTAGAACAAGTGTATGGTGCGATCGCCTTTTACCTGGCTCATCGTCCTACTATCGATCTCTACATTCTAGAAGAAGAGGCCGCCTTTGATGCCATGCCTCAACCCTTACAAACAGATCAACCAATCCTCTATCGCAAGCTCATGTCTTTTAAGGCACAGCAGGAGAACCTAGGGAGTGAGCATTCGTTACCAAGCTGA
- a CDS encoding DUF5615 family PIN-like protein, with amino-acid sequence MSIRYQADADLNQLIVTATLRQEPTIDFQTASGAGLQGLNDLEVLALTAQQGRILVTHDRKTMPMYFAEFISLHQSAGVLIVSKKLTVEAVVADLVLIWSVSTPEEWIDRIAKIPL; translated from the coding sequence GTGAGCATTCGTTACCAAGCTGATGCCGATTTGAATCAATTAATTGTAACAGCAACTTTGCGACAAGAGCCAACTATTGATTTTCAAACTGCTTCGGGTGCTGGATTGCAGGGTTTAAACGATTTGGAAGTGCTAGCATTAACAGCACAACAAGGACGTATTCTTGTTACCCACGATCGCAAAACCATGCCCATGTACTTTGCTGAGTTTATTTCGCTTCATCAAAGTGCAGGCGTTCTTATTGTATCCAAAAAGCTGACAGTTGAAGCAGTTGTTGCCGATCTTGTTCTCATCTGGTCGGTATCTACTCCAGAAGAATGGATCGATCGAATTGCTAAAATCCCTCTCTAG
- a CDS encoding URC4/urg3 family protein: MTLAYLRSPQAIRDRCNILYELACQDKLQHFRVDLSQLETTADYVLQVIREHYPNLDIPFHSRWQHFEVGGISRIAQLNAQLASLPPIEQAKAKYDLAIISVLLDAGAGAAWKYQEAETGGTYQRSEGLAVASLRMFERGLFSSSPQNHLQADAEGLKSLTESRLAAGFQVSSDNPLVGLSGRLQLLQKLGQSLTHYPDYFGSDHPRPGNLVSYFLSQAENKQISASFIFTTILTGLGEIWPGRLTLEGVNLGDVWQHSALPDAGYIPFHKLSQWLTYSLLEPLQEIGLEITQLNALTGLPEYRNGGLCLDLGLLQPKSNRILEQAHQVDSEVIVEWRSLTVILLDKIAQVIRKKLQLSETELPLVKVLQGGTWTAGRKIAAELRPGGIPPIQIDSDGTVF, from the coding sequence ATGACGTTAGCCTACCTGCGATCGCCCCAAGCTATTCGCGATCGCTGTAACATCTTATATGAACTCGCCTGTCAGGATAAACTGCAACATTTCCGCGTTGACTTATCCCAACTGGAAACCACCGCAGACTATGTTCTGCAAGTCATTCGGGAACATTACCCCAATTTAGATATTCCCTTTCATTCTCGCTGGCAGCATTTTGAAGTGGGCGGAATTTCGCGGATTGCTCAACTCAATGCTCAACTTGCCAGTTTACCCCCCATTGAGCAAGCTAAAGCAAAATACGATTTAGCCATTATTAGCGTCTTACTCGATGCTGGCGCGGGTGCAGCTTGGAAATATCAAGAAGCAGAAACTGGGGGAACCTATCAACGTTCGGAAGGGTTAGCCGTCGCTAGCCTGCGGATGTTTGAAAGGGGGTTGTTTTCGAGTTCTCCTCAAAACCACTTACAAGCCGATGCAGAAGGGTTAAAATCTTTAACAGAAAGCCGTTTAGCCGCAGGATTTCAAGTTAGTTCGGATAATCCTTTAGTGGGTCTTTCTGGTCGCTTGCAACTGCTACAAAAATTGGGTCAATCTTTAACCCATTATCCCGATTATTTTGGTTCAGACCATCCCCGACCCGGTAATTTAGTCAGTTATTTCTTAAGCCAAGCTGAGAACAAGCAAATTTCAGCAAGTTTTATTTTTACAACTATTTTAACAGGTTTAGGCGAAATTTGGCCGGGAAGATTAACCTTAGAGGGCGTTAATCTAGGGGATGTTTGGCAGCATTCCGCCTTACCCGATGCGGGTTATATTCCCTTTCACAAGCTTTCCCAATGGTTGACCTATTCTCTGTTGGAACCCTTACAAGAAATAGGCTTAGAAATTACCCAATTAAATGCACTGACCGGATTACCGGAATATCGCAACGGCGGATTATGTCTAGATTTGGGATTGCTGCAACCTAAATCCAATCGAATTTTAGAACAAGCGCATCAAGTCGATTCAGAAGTGATTGTCGAATGGCGATCGCTAACCGTTATCCTCTTAGATAAAATAGCTCAAGTTATCCGCAAAAAACTGCAACTGAGCGAAACCGAATTACCCTTAGTAAAAGTCCTACAAGGCGGAACTTGGACAGCCGGACGAAAAATCGCCGCAGAACTCAGACCCGGTGGAATTCCCCCGATCCAAATTGACAGCGATGGTACAGTATTTTGA
- the upp gene encoding uracil phosphoribosyltransferase encodes MTSQVTLIDHPLLLHKLTLMRRQETSTAKFRALLKEVSLLMAYEVTRDLPLKYETIETPLATMNAPVLAPDKKLVIVSIMRAGQGILDGMLELMPSARVGHVGLYRDPYTLIPVEYYFKVPQDVEDRDMLVVDPMLATGNSAVAAVYRLKETNPRSIKFVCLLAAPEGIEHFQQEHPDVPIYTAAIDDKLDEHGYIIPGLGDAGDRLFGTK; translated from the coding sequence ATGACTAGCCAAGTAACGCTCATCGATCATCCGCTATTACTGCATAAATTAACCCTAATGCGCCGTCAAGAAACCAGTACGGCAAAGTTTCGGGCTTTATTAAAAGAAGTTAGCCTATTAATGGCCTATGAAGTGACGCGAGATTTACCGTTAAAATACGAAACCATTGAAACGCCACTCGCCACCATGAACGCGCCTGTATTAGCGCCGGATAAAAAACTGGTGATTGTCTCTATTATGCGGGCAGGACAGGGCATTCTAGATGGGATGTTGGAACTTATGCCTTCAGCGCGGGTAGGTCATGTGGGATTGTATCGCGATCCGTATACCCTCATCCCCGTGGAATACTACTTTAAAGTTCCCCAGGATGTCGAAGACCGAGATATGCTCGTAGTCGATCCGATGCTGGCGACGGGGAATTCTGCGGTGGCGGCGGTGTATCGCCTTAAAGAAACCAATCCTAGATCGATTAAGTTTGTCTGTCTATTGGCTGCGCCGGAAGGAATTGAGCATTTTCAACAGGAACATCCCGATGTCCCCATCTATACGGCAGCGATTGATGACAAGCTAGACGAGCATGGGTATATTATCCCCGGTTTGGGCGATGCAGGCGATCGCCTTTTTGGTACCAAGTAG
- a CDS encoding DUF2358 domain-containing protein, whose product MDILDILKQDYQRFPKDQTYSVYAKDVYFKDPLNEFRGVERFKKMIQFIDTFFINPQMDLHDIQRQEDTIHYTWTLSWNTPLPWKPRISIPGRTELKLSDSDTITSHVDYWNCSRLDVVKQHFVKKTR is encoded by the coding sequence ATGGACATCCTCGACATCCTCAAACAAGACTACCAGCGCTTTCCCAAAGACCAAACCTACAGCGTTTACGCCAAAGACGTATACTTCAAAGACCCGCTGAACGAATTTCGGGGAGTTGAACGCTTCAAAAAGATGATTCAGTTCATCGACACCTTCTTCATCAACCCCCAAATGGACTTGCACGACATCCAGCGCCAAGAGGACACCATCCACTACACCTGGACATTAAGCTGGAATACCCCCCTTCCCTGGAAACCCCGCATCTCCATTCCCGGCCGTACCGAACTCAAACTCAGCGACAGCGACACCATCACCTCCCATGTAGATTACTGGAATTGCTCGCGCTTAGACGTGGTGAAACAACACTTCGTCAAGAAAACCCGATAG
- a CDS encoding TRC40/GET3/ArsA family transport-energizing ATPase, with amino-acid sequence MRVILMTGKGGVGKTSVAAATGLRCAELGYRTLVLSTDPAHSLADSFDLELSHEARQIRPNLWAAELDALMELEGNWGAVKRYITQVLQARGLEGVQAEELAILPGMDEIFGLVRMKRHYDEGEYDVLIIDSAPTGTALRLLSIPEVGGWYMRRFYKPLQGMSVALRPLVEPLFRPIAGFSLPDKEVMDAPYEFYEQIEALEKVLTDNTQTSVRLITNPEKMVIKESLRAHAYLSLYNVSTDLVVANRIIPEEVTDPFFQRWKENQKQYRQEIHDNFTPLPVKEVPLYSEEMCGLAALERLKETLYADEDPSQVYYKENTIRVIQEKNQYSLELYLPGIPKEQIQLNKTGDELNIRIGNHRRNLVLPQALAALNPSGAKMEDDYLKIRFADAVRA; translated from the coding sequence ATGCGTGTAATTCTCATGACCGGGAAAGGTGGCGTTGGTAAAACCTCCGTCGCCGCAGCAACAGGCTTGCGTTGCGCCGAACTCGGCTATCGGACATTAGTTCTCAGCACAGACCCCGCCCATTCCCTCGCCGACAGTTTCGATCTAGAGTTGAGTCATGAAGCACGCCAAATTCGTCCCAACCTTTGGGCGGCCGAACTCGATGCGCTAATGGAACTTGAAGGGAACTGGGGTGCAGTTAAACGCTACATCACCCAAGTTTTGCAAGCGCGAGGTTTAGAAGGCGTCCAAGCCGAAGAACTGGCTATTTTACCAGGGATGGACGAAATCTTCGGGTTAGTGCGGATGAAGCGCCACTATGACGAAGGCGAATACGATGTTTTAATTATCGACTCGGCCCCCACAGGAACGGCGTTGCGTCTCCTCAGCATTCCGGAAGTGGGGGGTTGGTATATGCGCCGCTTCTACAAACCCTTACAAGGGATGTCTGTGGCGTTGCGTCCCCTGGTAGAACCCCTATTTCGCCCCATTGCTGGCTTTTCTTTACCCGATAAGGAAGTGATGGACGCGCCGTATGAGTTTTACGAACAAATTGAAGCGCTAGAAAAGGTCTTAACCGACAATACCCAAACCTCAGTCCGCTTAATTACCAACCCAGAGAAAATGGTGATTAAGGAATCTTTGCGCGCCCATGCTTATCTGAGCTTATACAATGTTTCTACTGATTTAGTGGTCGCCAATCGGATTATCCCCGAAGAAGTGACCGATCCGTTTTTCCAACGTTGGAAGGAAAATCAGAAACAATATCGCCAAGAAATTCACGATAACTTTACCCCTCTTCCCGTTAAAGAGGTGCCTCTTTATTCTGAGGAAATGTGCGGGTTAGCAGCGCTAGAACGCCTGAAAGAAACTTTGTATGCCGATGAAGATCCATCGCAAGTCTATTACAAGGAAAACACAATTCGGGTGATTCAAGAGAAAAATCAATACAGCTTAGAACTGTATTTACCCGGTATCCCCAAAGAGCAAATTCAACTGAATAAAACGGGTGACGAACTCAATATTCGCATTGGCAACCATCGCCGCAACCTGGTTTTACCGCAAGCGTTGGCAGCATTGAATCCTTCTGGGGCGAAGATGGAAGATGATTATCTAAAAATTCGCTTTGCGGATGCGGTTCGGGCTTAA
- a CDS encoding DUF305 domain-containing protein: MLFKLLRNYTLVLTVAALASVTGGILAACSDPTARQPDAGQNPGMQETARSGGHDGHGEMHHGGMDHSAMELGPADAEYDLRFIDAMIPHHEGAIAMAQEAQEKSQRPEIQQLSQEIIAAQEQEIAQLRQWRQTWYPDADETPIAYNPEMGHSMPMTEEQRQSMMMSMDLGPADAEFDRRFMQAMIPHHEGAVVMAQDALGKTQRPEIRQLSQEIIAAQEQEITQMQQWKQQWYASN; the protein is encoded by the coding sequence ATGCTATTCAAATTACTCAGAAATTACACGCTAGTTTTAACGGTGGCGGCTTTAGCTTCAGTCACGGGGGGAATTCTAGCAGCTTGTTCCGATCCTACTGCCCGCCAGCCGGATGCGGGTCAAAATCCTGGAATGCAGGAAACGGCTAGGAGTGGGGGACATGATGGACATGGGGAAATGCATCATGGGGGGATGGATCATAGTGCAATGGAGCTTGGTCCTGCGGATGCAGAATACGATCTGCGCTTTATTGATGCGATGATTCCCCATCATGAGGGCGCGATCGCAATGGCGCAAGAAGCCCAAGAAAAATCGCAACGCCCAGAAATTCAGCAACTTTCCCAAGAAATTATCGCCGCCCAAGAACAGGAAATTGCTCAGTTAAGACAATGGCGGCAAACTTGGTATCCTGATGCAGACGAGACTCCCATTGCTTACAATCCTGAAATGGGTCATTCGATGCCGATGACGGAGGAGCAGCGGCAAAGTATGATGATGAGCATGGATTTAGGCCCTGCGGATGCTGAATTCGATCGCCGCTTTATGCAAGCAATGATTCCCCACCATGAAGGGGCTGTGGTGATGGCACAAGATGCCCTAGGCAAGACGCAACGCCCGGAGATTCGTCAATTATCCCAAGAAATTATTGCTGCCCAAGAACAAGAAATCACCCAAATGCAGCAATGGAAGCAACAATGGTACGCCTCTAATTAG
- a CDS encoding HEAT repeat domain-containing protein, giving the protein MTPDSLFDLASNPNTPPEQLRELATCEDVAIRQLVTANPNTPTEVLWKLGKEFPAQLLENPLLPLLFLENPSLFIPSNTLVSLFQLERVPCYLKQAFLRKNVEFQQTIAQNPNMPVSFFEWLAQSSELLVRWAIAQNPYIPLSTIEQLAKDSDSRIRRAIGLHSKTPVSLLERLAQDSNPEVRGAIAGKPSTPVRWLERFAQDPDAGVRRALAGNRNTPVHILEQLVQDSDVKVRGAIALNRNLPVHWLERLAQDADATVRRAIAYQPNTTTHCLERLAQDADATVRVAIARNLNSPKPLLEKLAQDSDPGVRVAIARNPNTPTDWLKQLAQDSDSGVRVTIVSNPNTPVDILQRLAGNWEHSVSRCAQAKLEKLFPNSYRRKDWDF; this is encoded by the coding sequence ATGACACCAGACTCGCTTTTTGACCTCGCCAGCAACCCCAATACGCCACCGGAACAACTGCGAGAACTCGCAACTTGTGAGGATGTCGCCATTCGTCAGTTAGTGACTGCTAACCCCAATACGCCAACTGAGGTGTTATGGAAGTTAGGGAAAGAGTTTCCCGCACAACTCCTAGAAAACCCGCTCTTACCGCTGTTGTTCTTGGAAAATCCGAGCCTTTTTATTCCTTCAAATACCTTAGTCAGTCTATTTCAATTAGAGAGAGTCCCCTGTTATTTAAAACAAGCCTTTTTGAGGAAAAACGTAGAATTTCAACAAACCATTGCCCAAAACCCTAATATGCCTGTTAGCTTTTTTGAGTGGCTGGCACAAAGTTCAGAACTCCTAGTGAGATGGGCGATCGCACAGAATCCATATATACCTCTCAGCACGATCGAGCAGTTAGCCAAAGATAGCGATTCAAGGATTCGACGCGCAATTGGACTTCACTCTAAGACACCTGTCAGTCTTCTCGAACGGTTAGCCCAAGATAGCAATCCAGAGGTTCGAGGGGCGATCGCAGGTAAACCCAGTACCCCAGTACGCTGGCTCGAACGGTTCGCACAAGATCCCGATGCAGGGGTACGACGGGCGCTCGCAGGCAACCGTAACACCCCCGTACATATTCTTGAACAGTTGGTTCAAGATTCCGATGTCAAGGTTCGAGGAGCGATCGCCCTCAACCGAAACCTCCCAGTACATTGGCTTGAGCGACTAGCACAAGATGCAGACGCAACTGTTCGACGGGCGATTGCATACCAACCCAATACTACAACGCATTGTCTTGAACGATTAGCACAAGATGCAGACGCAACTGTTCGAGTAGCGATCGCACGCAACCTAAACAGCCCTAAGCCTTTACTGGAAAAACTAGCACAAGATAGCGATCCAGGGGTTCGAGTAGCGATCGCACGCAACCCAAACACACCAACGGATTGGCTCAAACAGTTAGCACAAGATAGCGATTCAGGGGTTCGAGTAACGATTGTATCCAACCCAAACACCCCAGTGGATATACTTCAACGTTTAGCAGGGAATTGGGAACACTCGGTTAGCAGATGCGCCCAGGCTAAATTGGAAAAACTATTTCCTAATAGTTATCGGCGCAAAGATTGGGATTTCTAA
- a CDS encoding HEAT repeat domain-containing protein, with protein sequence MAIDTQVRQQASNPNTPPEQLRELATCEDVAIRQLVVANPNTPTEMLWELGEEFPAQLLENPLLPLLFLENLNLIDEIPEQTLLRLFELDTLPDYLQQRLTQARPGGRLAIAENSNTSVRWLELLAQDPDLDVRGAIAANPNTPIHLLEALAQDSEPEVRRAIAVNPNTPIHLLKHLAPDPEPGVRRRIAENPNTPVHILELLAQNTEFWVRQAIALNPNTPVYWLEHLAQDPEKWVRRTIALNANTPVYWLEHLAQDPEPDVRRAIALNPNTPVYWLKSLESDRDPDIREAAEVKLKERFPELA encoded by the coding sequence ATGGCGATAGATACTCAGGTGCGACAGCAAGCCAGCAACCCCAACACGCCACCGGAACAACTGCGAGAACTCGCAACTTGTGAGGATGTCGCCATTCGTCAGTTAGTTGTTGCTAACCCCAATACGCCAACCGAGATGTTATGGGAGTTAGGAGAAGAGTTTCCCGCACAACTTTTAGAAAACCCGCTCTTACCGCTGTTGTTTCTCGAAAATCTGAATTTGATTGATGAGATTCCCGAACAGACGCTATTGCGCCTATTTGAATTAGACACATTACCCGATTATTTACAACAAAGATTAACCCAGGCAAGACCGGGAGGTCGATTGGCGATCGCCGAAAATTCCAACACCTCCGTGCGTTGGCTCGAACTCTTAGCCCAAGATCCAGACTTAGACGTTCGAGGAGCGATCGCAGCTAACCCCAATACACCCATTCATCTGCTCGAAGCGTTAGCACAAGATTCAGAGCCAGAGGTTCGACGGGCGATCGCAGTTAACCCCAATACACCCATTCATCTGCTCAAACACTTAGCACCCGATCCAGAGCCAGGAGTTCGACGGAGAATCGCAGAAAACCCAAACACCCCAGTGCATATTCTGGAACTTTTAGCACAAAATACAGAATTTTGGGTGAGACAGGCGATCGCGCTCAACCCGAATACCCCAGTTTATTGGCTCGAACATTTAGCTCAAGATCCAGAAAAATGGGTTCGACGGACGATCGCACTCAACGCGAATACCCCTGTTTATTGGCTCGAACACTTAGCACAAGATCCAGAGCCAGATGTTCGACGGGCGATCGCACTCAACCCAAACACCCCTGTTTATTGGCTCAAAAGTTTAGAGAGCGATCGCGATCCTGACATTCGCGAAGCCGCCGAGGTTAAATTGAAAGAACGATTTCCCGAACTGGCATAG
- a CDS encoding HEAT repeat domain-containing protein — MAIDSQLLQQASNPHTPPEQLRELAAYEDVAIRQLVVVNPNTPTEVLWELGKEFPAQLLENPLLPLLFLENPSLFVPLDTLVNLFQLERVPCYLKQAFLRQNVELQQRIAQNFNMPVSFFEWLTQSSEPLVRWAIAQNPYIPLSTIEQLAQDPDAGVRHAIGLYSKTPVSLLEQLAQDPDPGVRGAIAENPNTPVHWLEHLAQDTDARVREAIARNPNTPVPWIEQLAQDPDATVRVPIARNPNTPVHWLEQLAQDFNTWVRGAIARNPNTPVYLLERLAQDPEATVREMIAHNRNTPVHWLEQFAQHPEAGIRRAIARNPNTPLDTLKSLERDRDPYICKAAQVKLKERFPELA, encoded by the coding sequence ATGGCGATAGATTCCCAACTGCTACAGCAAGCCAGCAACCCGCATACGCCACCGGAACAACTGCGAGAATTGGCAGCTTATGAGGATGTCGCCATTCGTCAGTTAGTTGTTGTGAACCCCAATACGCCGACAGAGGTGTTATGGGAATTAGGGAAAGAGTTTCCCGCACAACTCCTAGAAAACCCGCTCCTACCGTTGTTGTTTCTGGAAAATCCGAGCCTTTTTGTTCCTTTAGATACGTTAGTCAATCTATTTCAATTAGAGAGGGTCCCCTGCTATTTAAAACAAGCCTTTTTGAGGCAAAATGTAGAACTTCAACAAAGAATTGCTCAAAACTTTAATATGCCTGTTAGCTTTTTTGAGTGGCTGACACAAAGTTCAGAACCTTTAGTGAGATGGGCGATCGCACAGAATCCATACATACCCCTCAGTACGATCGAGCAGTTAGCCCAAGATCCCGATGCAGGGGTTCGACACGCAATTGGACTTTACTCTAAGACACCTGTCAGTCTTCTTGAACAGTTAGCCCAAGATCCAGATCCAGGAGTTCGAGGGGCGATCGCAGAAAACCCAAACACGCCAGTGCATTGGCTCGAACACTTAGCACAAGATACAGATGCACGGGTAAGAGAGGCGATCGCACGCAACCCGAACACCCCTGTACCTTGGATTGAACAACTAGCCCAAGATCCAGACGCAACTGTTCGAGTGCCGATCGCACGTAACCCCAATACGCCAGTTCATTGGCTCGAACAGTTAGCACAGGATTTCAATACGTGGGTTCGAGGGGCGATCGCACGCAACCCCAATACGCCAGTTTATTTGCTCGAACGGTTAGCACAAGATCCAGAGGCAACTGTTCGAGAAATGATCGCACACAACCGAAATACACCAGTGCATTGGCTTGAGCAGTTCGCCCAACATCCAGAGGCAGGGATTCGACGGGCGATCGCACGTAACCCAAACACCCCACTCGATACGCTCAAAAGTTTAGAGCGCGATCGCGATCCTTATATTTGCAAAGCAGCCCAGGTTAAATTGAAAGAACGATTTCCCGAACTGGCATAG
- a CDS encoding HEAT repeat domain-containing protein yields the protein MAIDSQLLQQASNPHTPPEQLRKLANCEDATIRQLVVVNPNTPTEVLWELGKEFPAQLLENPVLALLCLENLNLVDVIPIETLICLFNLETVPDYLKQGLIYAQVQVRVAIAKHLNAPVHLLELLAQDPNPEVRWASAHNTNTPVHCLEQLAQDPEPKTRVAIVYNTNTPVHCLEQLAQDPEEWVRWEIARNRNTPVPCLELLAQDPDKSVRWAIALNPNTPVYWLKSLESDRDPDIREAAQVKLKERFPELA from the coding sequence ATGGCGATAGATTCCCAACTGCTACAGCAAGCCAGCAACCCGCATACGCCACCCGAACAACTGCGAAAACTGGCAAATTGTGAAGATGCTACCATTCGTCAATTGGTGGTTGTGAACCCCAATACGCCAACTGAGGTGTTATGGGAGTTAGGGAAAGAGTTTCCCGCACAACTCCTAGAAAATCCTGTCTTAGCGCTGTTATGTCTCGAAAATTTGAATTTGGTTGATGTAATTCCGATAGAGACATTAATCTGTCTATTTAACTTAGAGACAGTACCGGATTATTTAAAACAAGGTTTAATTTACGCACAAGTTCAGGTTCGAGTGGCGATCGCAAAGCACCTAAACGCTCCAGTTCATCTGCTTGAACTCTTAGCACAAGATCCAAATCCAGAGGTTCGATGGGCGAGCGCACACAACACTAACACCCCAGTGCATTGCCTTGAACAGCTAGCACAAGATCCAGAGCCAAAAACTCGAGTCGCGATCGTATACAACACTAACACCCCAGTGCATTGCCTTGAACAGCTAGCACAAGATCCAGAGGAATGGGTTCGATGGGAGATCGCACGCAACCGAAACACCCCTGTACCTTGCCTTGAACTGTTAGCTCAAGATCCAGACAAATCAGTTCGATGGGCGATCGCACTCAACCCAAACACCCCTGTTTATTGGCTCAAAAGTTTAGAGAGCGATCGCGATCCTGACATTCGCGAAGCAGCCCAGGTTAAATTGAAAGAACGATTTCCCGAACTGGCATAG